In Pseudomonas sp. GCEP-101, one DNA window encodes the following:
- a CDS encoding Ldh family oxidoreductase: protein MARLSLDELRELSVAILRHHGFSEPHVQAVTDTVLAGERDGCTSHGVWRLLGCIHTVRAGKVVRDAVPELSEPAPAIVRVDARGGFSQCAFDLGLPALVAKARSQGLAALAINHCVHFSALWVEIERITAQGLVALAVTPAQAYVAPAGGIRPLFGTNPIAFGWPREGKDPYVFDFATTVVARGEIQLHEREGKAIPLGWGIDAQGNPSTDPSAVLDGAMLTFGGHKGSALATMVELIAGPLIGDLTSAESSVFDEGTKSSPYHGEMLLALDPARFLGADAAQHLARAETLFESIVDMGARLPSQRRFAARRRSLAEGVEISDSLHADLRRLLE from the coding sequence GTGGCCCGACTGAGCCTGGATGAACTGCGCGAACTGTCGGTGGCGATCCTGCGCCACCACGGCTTCAGCGAACCCCACGTGCAGGCGGTGACCGACACCGTGCTGGCCGGCGAGCGCGATGGCTGTACGTCCCACGGCGTGTGGCGGCTGCTGGGCTGCATCCACACGGTGCGCGCCGGCAAGGTGGTTCGCGACGCCGTGCCGGAATTGTCAGAGCCGGCGCCGGCCATCGTGCGGGTGGATGCCCGGGGCGGCTTTTCCCAGTGCGCCTTCGACCTGGGCCTGCCGGCACTGGTGGCGAAGGCACGCAGCCAGGGCCTGGCGGCACTGGCGATCAACCATTGCGTGCATTTTTCGGCGCTGTGGGTGGAGATCGAGCGGATCACCGCCCAGGGCCTGGTGGCGCTGGCGGTCACCCCGGCCCAGGCCTACGTGGCGCCGGCCGGCGGCATCCGGCCCTTGTTCGGCACCAACCCCATCGCCTTCGGCTGGCCGCGTGAGGGCAAGGATCCTTATGTGTTCGACTTCGCCACCACGGTGGTGGCGCGCGGGGAAATCCAGCTGCACGAGCGCGAGGGCAAGGCGATTCCGCTGGGCTGGGGCATCGACGCCCAGGGCAACCCCAGCACCGACCCGAGCGCCGTACTCGACGGCGCCATGCTGACCTTCGGCGGGCACAAGGGCTCGGCGCTGGCGACCATGGTGGAGTTGATCGCCGGCCCCCTGATCGGCGACCTGACCAGTGCCGAGTCGTCGGTGTTCGACGAGGGGACCAAGTCCTCGCCCTACCACGGGGAGATGCTGCTCGCGCTCGACCCGGCTCGCTTCCTGGGGGCGGACGCGGCGCAGCACCTGGCGCGCGCCGAGACGCTGTTCGAATCCATTGTCGACATGGGCGCGCGCCTGCCCTCCCAGCGGCGCTTCGCGGCCCGCCGGCGCAGCCTCGCCGAAGGCGTGGAGATCAGCGATTCGTTGCATGCCGACCTGCGCAGGCTGCTGGAATAG
- the dxs gene encoding 1-deoxy-D-xylulose-5-phosphate synthase, translated as MPTTFHEIPRERPATPLLDRASTPVELRRLGEAELLTLADELRQYLLYSVGQTGGHFGAGLGVIELTVALHYVFDTPDDRLVWDVGHQAYPHKILTGRRERMASLRQKDGLAAFPRRSESEYDTFGVGHSSTSISAALGMAIAARMQGSSRKSVAVIGDGALTAGMAFEALNHASEVKADMLVILNDNDMSISNNVGGLSNYLAKILSSRTYSSMREGSKKVLSRLPGAWEIARRTEEYAKGMLVPGTLFEELGWNYIGPIDGHDLPTLIATLRNMRDLKGPQFLHVVTKKGKGFAPAEIDPIGYHAITKLEPEGAPAHAVPKKAGGPKYSSVFGQWLCDMAAQDPRLVGITPAMKEGSDLVAFADKFPDRYFDVAIAEQHAVTLAAGMACDGAKPVVAIYSTFLQRGYDQLIHDVAVQNLDVLFAIDRAGLVGEDGPTHAGSFDLSYLRCIPGMLVMTPSDENELRKLLTTGHHFEGPAAVRYPRGTGPNATIEAALEPVEIGKGVLRREGKAGKVAFLVFGVQLADALKVAEQFDATVADMRFVKPLDEDLVRQLAASHELLVTVEENAVMGGAGAAVSEFLARENLQQPILHLGLPDYYVEHAKPAQMLAECGLDAAGIEAAVKARLEALGKR; from the coding sequence ATGCCCACGACGTTTCACGAGATTCCCCGCGAGCGCCCTGCCACGCCCCTGCTCGACCGCGCCAGCACGCCGGTCGAGCTGCGTCGCCTGGGCGAAGCGGAGCTGCTGACCCTCGCTGACGAACTGCGCCAGTACCTGCTGTACAGCGTCGGCCAGACCGGCGGCCACTTCGGTGCAGGCCTGGGCGTGATCGAACTGACGGTCGCCCTGCACTACGTCTTCGATACCCCGGACGACCGTCTGGTGTGGGACGTGGGCCACCAGGCCTACCCGCACAAGATCCTCACCGGCCGCCGCGAGCGCATGGCCAGCCTGCGCCAGAAGGACGGCCTGGCCGCCTTCCCGCGCCGCTCCGAAAGCGAGTACGACACCTTTGGCGTCGGTCACTCCAGCACCTCCATCAGCGCCGCCCTGGGGATGGCCATCGCCGCCCGCATGCAGGGCTCCAGCCGCAAGTCGGTGGCGGTGATCGGCGACGGCGCACTGACCGCCGGCATGGCCTTCGAGGCGCTCAACCACGCGTCGGAGGTCAAGGCCGACATGCTGGTGATCCTCAACGACAACGACATGTCGATCTCCAACAACGTCGGCGGCCTGTCCAACTACCTGGCCAAGATCCTCTCCAGCCGCACCTACAGCAGCATGCGCGAAGGCAGCAAGAAGGTGCTCTCGCGCCTGCCCGGCGCCTGGGAGATCGCCCGCCGCACCGAGGAATACGCCAAGGGCATGCTGGTCCCCGGCACGCTCTTCGAGGAGCTGGGCTGGAACTACATCGGCCCCATCGACGGTCACGACCTGCCGACCCTCATCGCCACCCTGCGCAACATGCGCGACCTCAAGGGCCCGCAGTTCCTCCACGTGGTGACCAAGAAGGGCAAGGGCTTCGCCCCGGCGGAAATCGACCCCATCGGCTACCACGCCATCACCAAGCTCGAACCCGAGGGCGCGCCGGCCCACGCCGTGCCGAAGAAGGCCGGCGGGCCGAAGTACTCCAGCGTGTTCGGCCAGTGGCTGTGCGACATGGCCGCGCAAGACCCGCGCCTGGTCGGCATCACCCCGGCGATGAAGGAAGGCTCCGACCTGGTCGCCTTCGCCGACAAGTTCCCGGACCGCTACTTCGATGTCGCCATCGCCGAGCAGCACGCCGTGACCCTGGCGGCCGGCATGGCCTGCGATGGCGCCAAGCCCGTGGTGGCGATCTACTCCACCTTCCTGCAGCGCGGCTACGACCAGCTGATCCATGACGTCGCGGTGCAGAACCTCGACGTGCTGTTCGCCATCGACCGCGCCGGCCTGGTGGGCGAAGACGGCCCGACCCACGCCGGCAGCTTCGACCTCTCCTACCTGCGCTGCATCCCCGGCATGCTGGTGATGACCCCCAGCGACGAGAACGAACTGCGCAAGCTGCTCACCACCGGCCATCACTTCGAAGGCCCGGCGGCGGTGCGCTACCCGCGCGGCACCGGCCCCAACGCCACCATCGAGGCGGCGCTGGAACCGGTCGAGATCGGCAAGGGCGTGCTGCGCCGCGAAGGCAAGGCCGGCAAGGTCGCCTTCCTGGTGTTCGGCGTGCAGCTGGCCGACGCGCTGAAAGTCGCCGAGCAGTTCGACGCGACGGTCGCCGACATGCGCTTCGTCAAGCCGCTGGACGAGGACCTGGTGCGCCAGCTGGCCGCCAGCCACGAGCTGCTGGTGACCGTCGAGGAGAACGCGGTGATGGGTGGCGCCGGCGCCGCCGTCAGCGAATTCCTCGCCCGCGAGAACCTCCAGCAGCCGATCCTGCACCTGGGCCTGCCGGACTACTACGTCGAGCACGCCAAGCCGGCGCAGATGCTCGCCGAGTGCGGGCTGGACGCCGCCGGCATCGAAGCGGCGGTGAAGGCACGGCTGGAGGCGCTGGGCAAGCGCTGA
- a CDS encoding dihydrodipicolinate synthase family protein has translation MSKKVNWSGVFPAVTTQFNDDFSVNLEATHQVISNLVRDGVSGLVVCGSVGENTSLSIEEKMAVTEVAKDASGGRVPVICGIAEFTSHGASQVAKAVQKVGVDGIMVMPALVYSSKPHETAAHFRSVATSTDLPVMVYNNPPIYKNDVTPDILISLADCENIVCFKDSSGDTRRFIDVRNEVGDRFILFAGLDDVVLESIAVGAEGWISGMSNVFPQEGETIFRLCKAGRFAEAMPIYEWLMPILHLDARPDLVQCIKLCEEIAGRGTALTRPPRLALQGADREHVETIMAKALANRPKLPEVGL, from the coding sequence ATGAGCAAGAAGGTCAATTGGAGTGGCGTTTTCCCCGCGGTGACCACCCAGTTCAACGACGATTTCTCGGTCAACCTGGAAGCGACCCACCAGGTGATTTCCAACCTGGTGCGCGACGGCGTCTCGGGCCTGGTGGTGTGCGGCAGCGTCGGCGAGAACACCTCGCTGTCCATCGAGGAGAAGATGGCCGTCACCGAAGTCGCCAAGGACGCTTCCGGCGGCCGCGTGCCGGTGATCTGCGGCATTGCCGAGTTCACCAGCCACGGCGCCTCCCAGGTGGCCAAGGCGGTGCAGAAGGTCGGCGTCGACGGCATCATGGTGATGCCCGCGCTGGTCTACTCCTCCAAGCCCCACGAAACCGCCGCGCACTTCCGCAGCGTGGCCACCAGCACCGACCTGCCGGTGATGGTCTACAACAACCCGCCGATCTACAAGAACGACGTCACCCCGGACATCCTCATCTCCCTGGCCGACTGCGAGAACATCGTCTGCTTCAAGGACAGCTCCGGCGACACCCGCCGCTTCATCGACGTACGCAACGAAGTGGGCGACCGCTTCATCCTCTTCGCCGGCCTCGACGACGTGGTCCTGGAAAGCATCGCGGTGGGCGCCGAAGGCTGGATTTCCGGCATGTCCAACGTCTTCCCGCAGGAAGGCGAGACCATCTTCCGCCTGTGCAAGGCCGGCCGCTTCGCCGAAGCCATGCCGATCTACGAATGGCTGATGCCGATCCTCCACCTCGACGCCCGCCCGGACCTGGTGCAGTGCATCAAGCTCTGCGAAGAGATCGCCGGCCGCGGCACCGCCCTCACCCGCCCGCCGCGCCTGGCGCTGCAGGGGGCTGATCGAGAGCACGTGGAGACGATCATGGCCAAGGCCCTGGCCAATCGGCCGAAGCTGCCGGAGGTGGGGCTTTGA
- a CDS encoding trans-3-hydroxy-L-proline dehydratase yields the protein MRSSKIIHVVSCHAEGEVGDVIVGGVAPPPGDTVWAQSRFIASDNVLRNFVLNEPRGGVFRHVNLLVPPKDPRAQMAWIIMEPADVPPMSGSNSLCVSTVLLDSGILPMQEPQTRLTLEAPGGLIEVVADCKDGKVQRVEVRNLPSFADKLDAWIEVEGLGSLQVDTAYGGDSFVLADAHALGFTLHASEAADLVATGLKITQAANQQLGFRHPENHDWAHISFCQLTAPVERIDGVLHGRNAVVIRPGKIDRSPCGTGCSARMAVLHTKGQLKDGERFVGHSIINSQFHCRIDGLTHVGDKAAIHPCISGRAWITGTHQHLLDPSDPWPEGYRLSDTWPNGY from the coding sequence ATGCGTTCAAGCAAGATCATCCACGTCGTCAGCTGCCACGCCGAGGGCGAGGTCGGCGACGTCATCGTCGGCGGCGTCGCCCCGCCGCCGGGCGACACCGTGTGGGCGCAGTCGCGCTTCATCGCCAGCGACAACGTGCTGCGCAACTTCGTCCTCAACGAACCGCGCGGCGGCGTGTTCCGCCACGTGAACCTGCTGGTGCCGCCCAAGGACCCGCGCGCGCAGATGGCGTGGATCATCATGGAGCCGGCCGACGTGCCGCCCATGTCCGGCTCCAACTCGCTGTGCGTCAGCACCGTGCTGCTGGACAGCGGCATCCTGCCGATGCAGGAACCGCAGACCCGCCTGACCCTGGAAGCGCCGGGCGGGCTGATCGAAGTCGTGGCCGACTGCAAGGACGGCAAGGTGCAGCGCGTGGAAGTGCGCAACCTGCCCTCCTTCGCCGACAAGCTCGACGCCTGGATCGAGGTGGAGGGCCTGGGTTCGTTGCAGGTGGATACCGCCTATGGCGGCGACAGCTTCGTGCTCGCTGACGCCCACGCGCTGGGCTTCACCCTGCACGCCTCGGAGGCTGCCGACCTGGTCGCCACGGGACTTAAGATCACCCAGGCGGCGAACCAGCAGCTGGGCTTCCGCCACCCGGAAAACCACGACTGGGCACACATCTCCTTCTGCCAGCTGACCGCGCCGGTGGAGCGCATCGACGGCGTGCTGCACGGCCGCAACGCGGTGGTCATCCGCCCCGGCAAGATCGACCGTTCGCCCTGCGGCACCGGCTGTTCGGCGCGCATGGCAGTCCTGCACACCAAGGGCCAGCTGAAGGACGGCGAACGCTTCGTCGGCCACTCGATCATCAATTCCCAGTTCCACTGCCGCATCGACGGGCTCACCCACGTCGGCGACAAGGCGGCGATCCACCCGTGCATCTCCGGTCGGGCCTGGATCACCGGCACCCACCAGCACCTGCTCGACCCGAGCGATCCGTGGCCCGAAGGCTACCGGCTCTCGGATACCTGGCCGAACGGTTACTGA
- a CDS encoding amino acid ABC transporter permease, which yields MFTTSFTANDLLFLLQGAWVTVKLTLGAMLIGTLAGIVLGWLRAALPRATMPVGWFLDIFRSVPLLIQFVLFNSLKSIVGLNWSAFTVGCLVLGVYAAAFCTEIIRSGILAVGPNIRRASRSLGLTYWQDLRYIVLPLAARVAFPGWLNLVLGVMKDTALVMWIGIVELLRASQTIVTRIQEPLLVLCIAGVIYYLMSWVVARLGARLEQRWQEND from the coding sequence ATGTTTACCACGAGCTTCACCGCAAACGACCTGCTGTTCCTCCTGCAAGGGGCCTGGGTCACCGTCAAGCTGACCCTCGGCGCCATGCTCATCGGCACCCTCGCCGGCATCGTGCTGGGCTGGCTTCGCGCCGCCCTGCCCCGGGCGACCATGCCGGTCGGCTGGTTCCTCGACATCTTCAGAAGCGTGCCGCTGCTGATCCAGTTCGTGCTGTTCAACTCGCTGAAAAGCATCGTCGGCCTGAACTGGAGCGCCTTCACCGTCGGCTGCCTGGTGCTGGGCGTGTACGCGGCGGCGTTCTGCACCGAGATCATCCGCAGCGGCATCCTCGCCGTCGGCCCGAACATCCGCCGCGCCAGCCGCTCGCTGGGCCTGACCTACTGGCAGGACCTGCGTTACATCGTGCTGCCGCTGGCGGCGCGGGTGGCCTTCCCCGGCTGGCTGAACCTGGTGCTGGGGGTGATGAAGGACACCGCGCTGGTCATGTGGATCGGCATCGTCGAACTGCTCCGCGCCTCGCAGACCATCGTGACGCGCATCCAGGAACCCCTGCTGGTGCTGTGCATCGCCGGGGTCATCTATTACCTCATGAGTTGGGTCGTGGCGCGTCTCGGCGCCCGGCTGGAACAAAGGTGGCAGGAAAATGATTGA
- a CDS encoding TonB-dependent receptor domain-containing protein yields MKLTRLALATSLLPGMAFAAGDIYTLSDQVITSARQAQPRAEATSANSVFTRADIERLQVRSVPALLARVPGVQMGSSGGVVSYSVRGASTAQTLVLVDGQRIASASSGIARLDYLSIDSIERVEVTRGPRSALYGADAIGGVIQIFTRRGEAGLHPEVRLAAGSHGTFERSLSLSGGNEQTRYNLGGSLDESQGWDRTSDNVGADSDDDAQRNKAVHLNLDHRFSEDWKAGLNLNDQRGKNEYDDAYNVEPGSPRDEFRVSSYSAYLDGQLTAMWNSRLELGRSFDRNKAVGAADSWNNGLLETTRHSASWINRLQLDDANQLALGTDWYEDKVDGSTAFADDQRSNRAFFAQHSFKGDSFGTELGLRHDNNQAYGSQNSWNAAFSLPVGDSQTWIASYGEGFRAPTFSDLYYPGASNPDLKAETSKTYELQWRGNIEGTHLEASLYRTEIDDLIAWDSTRNQPENINKARIDGFEASVARDVLGWQAALGLSLIDPRDRDTGHTLPYRARRTLSLDLDRQFGAFGVGGTWRAVSQRYDDAANTRELSGYGVLDLRTSWLASNEIRFDLKLDNALDRDYTLGDYLRPTSADYSTSEARPYREPGRTALLAVTWTPEL; encoded by the coding sequence ATGAAACTGACCCGACTCGCCCTGGCCACCAGCCTGCTGCCCGGCATGGCCTTCGCCGCTGGCGACATCTACACGCTCTCCGACCAGGTGATCACCTCCGCCCGCCAGGCCCAGCCGCGCGCCGAAGCCACCTCGGCCAACAGCGTGTTCACCCGCGCCGACATCGAACGCCTGCAGGTGCGCAGCGTCCCCGCCCTGCTCGCCCGCGTGCCCGGCGTGCAGATGGGCAGCTCCGGCGGCGTGGTCTCCTACTCCGTGCGCGGCGCCAGCACCGCGCAGACCCTGGTGCTGGTGGACGGCCAGCGCATCGCCTCGGCCAGCAGCGGCATCGCCCGCCTGGACTACCTGAGCATCGACAGCATCGAGCGCGTCGAAGTGACCCGTGGCCCGCGTTCCGCGCTGTACGGCGCCGACGCCATCGGCGGGGTCATCCAGATCTTCACCCGCCGCGGCGAAGCCGGCCTGCACCCGGAAGTGCGCCTGGCCGCCGGCAGCCACGGCACCTTCGAGCGCAGCCTGAGCCTCTCCGGCGGCAACGAGCAGACCCGCTACAACCTCGGTGGCAGCCTCGACGAAAGCCAGGGCTGGGACCGCACCAGCGATAACGTCGGCGCCGACAGCGACGACGACGCCCAGCGCAACAAGGCCGTGCACCTGAACCTGGACCACCGTTTCAGCGAAGACTGGAAGGCCGGCCTGAACCTCAACGACCAGCGCGGCAAGAACGAATACGACGACGCCTACAACGTCGAACCGGGCTCACCCCGCGACGAATTCCGCGTCAGCAGCTACAGCGCCTACCTCGACGGACAGCTCACGGCGATGTGGAACAGCCGCCTGGAGCTGGGCCGCAGCTTCGACCGCAACAAGGCCGTGGGCGCCGCCGACAGCTGGAACAACGGCCTGCTGGAAACCACTCGCCACTCCGCGAGCTGGATCAACCGCCTGCAACTGGACGACGCCAACCAGCTGGCCCTGGGCACCGACTGGTACGAGGACAAGGTCGACGGCAGCACCGCTTTCGCCGACGACCAGCGCAGCAACCGCGCCTTCTTCGCCCAGCACAGCTTCAAGGGCGACAGCTTCGGCACCGAACTGGGCCTGCGCCACGACAACAACCAGGCCTATGGCAGCCAGAACAGCTGGAACGCCGCCTTCAGCCTGCCGGTGGGCGACAGCCAGACCTGGATCGCCAGCTACGGCGAAGGCTTCCGCGCGCCGACCTTCAGCGACCTCTACTACCCCGGCGCGAGCAACCCGGACCTCAAGGCCGAAACCTCGAAGACCTACGAGCTGCAATGGCGCGGGAACATCGAAGGCACGCACCTGGAGGCCTCGCTGTACCGCACCGAGATCGACGACCTGATCGCCTGGGACAGCACCCGCAACCAGCCGGAGAACATCAACAAGGCGCGCATCGACGGCTTCGAGGCCAGCGTCGCCCGCGACGTCCTGGGCTGGCAGGCCGCCCTCGGCCTGAGCCTGATCGATCCGCGCGACCGCGACACCGGCCACACCCTGCCCTACCGCGCGCGGCGCACCCTGAGCCTGGACCTGGACCGCCAGTTCGGCGCCTTCGGCGTCGGCGGCACCTGGCGCGCGGTCAGCCAGCGCTACGACGATGCGGCCAATACCCGCGAGCTGTCCGGCTACGGCGTACTCGACCTGCGCACCAGCTGGCTGGCCAGCAACGAGATCCGCTTCGACCTGAAGCTGGATAACGCCCTGGACCGCGACTACACCCTGGGCGACTACCTGCGCCCGACCAGTGCCGACTACAGTACCAGCGAAGCCCGCCCCTACCGCGAGCCCGGCCGTACCGCCCTGCTGGCGGTGACCTGGACGCCGGAGCTGTAA
- a CDS encoding aldehyde dehydrogenase (NADP(+)), whose protein sequence is MTIAQNFIAGQRVGSGTVRLQSLDASTGDALPREFLQATDAEVDAAARAAEAAFPAYNALSPERRAQFLDAIAGELERLGDDFIATVCRETALPAARIQGERGRTANQMRLFARVLRRGDFLGARIDRALPERQPLPRPDLRQYRTGVGPVAVFGASNFPLAFSTAGGDTAAALAAGCPVVVKAHSGHMATAELVGEAIIRAAESTGMPAGVFNMIYGAGVGEPLVKHPAIQAVGFTGSLKGGRALCDIAAARPQPIPVFAEMSSINPVLVLPAALHARGETIARELVDSVVLGCGQFCTNPGLVIGIASPAFSLFVANLIAEIGQRPAQTMLNAGTLRSYEKGVARLLAHPAVRHLAGQAQEGSQALPQLFQANARLLLEGEELLQEEVFGPTTIVVEVADDAELRRALDGLHGQLTATLIAEPDDLSRFAALVPVLERKAGRLLANGYPTGVEVCDAMVHGGPYPATSDARGTSVGSLAIDRFLRPVCYQNYPDALLPEALKDANPLGIARLVDGETTRNALTR, encoded by the coding sequence ATGACCATCGCCCAGAACTTCATCGCCGGCCAGCGCGTCGGCTCCGGCACCGTCCGCCTGCAGAGCCTCGACGCCAGCACCGGCGACGCCCTGCCCCGTGAATTCCTCCAGGCCACCGACGCCGAAGTGGACGCCGCCGCGCGCGCCGCCGAAGCCGCCTTCCCGGCCTACAACGCGCTGTCGCCGGAGCGCCGCGCGCAGTTCCTCGACGCCATCGCCGGCGAACTCGAACGCCTCGGTGACGACTTCATCGCCACCGTCTGCCGCGAGACCGCCCTGCCCGCCGCGCGCATCCAGGGCGAGCGCGGTCGCACTGCCAACCAGATGCGCCTGTTCGCCAGAGTCCTGCGCCGGGGCGACTTCCTCGGCGCGCGCATCGACCGCGCGCTGCCCGAGCGCCAACCATTGCCCCGCCCGGACCTGCGCCAGTACCGCACCGGCGTCGGCCCGGTGGCCGTGTTCGGCGCCAGCAACTTCCCGCTGGCCTTCTCCACCGCCGGCGGCGACACCGCCGCCGCGCTGGCCGCCGGCTGCCCGGTGGTGGTCAAGGCCCACAGCGGCCACATGGCCACCGCCGAACTCGTCGGCGAGGCGATCATTCGCGCGGCCGAGTCCACCGGCATGCCGGCCGGGGTGTTCAACATGATCTACGGCGCCGGCGTCGGCGAGCCGCTGGTCAAGCACCCGGCGATCCAGGCGGTCGGCTTCACCGGCTCGCTCAAGGGCGGCCGTGCGCTGTGCGATATCGCCGCCGCACGCCCGCAGCCGATCCCGGTATTCGCCGAGATGAGCAGCATCAACCCGGTACTGGTACTGCCCGCCGCCCTGCACGCCCGCGGCGAGACGATCGCCCGCGAGCTGGTGGACTCCGTGGTCCTGGGCTGCGGCCAGTTCTGTACCAACCCCGGCCTGGTGATCGGCATCGCTTCGCCGGCGTTCAGCCTGTTCGTCGCCAACCTGATCGCCGAGATCGGCCAGCGCCCGGCGCAGACCATGCTCAACGCCGGCACCCTGAGGAGCTACGAAAAAGGCGTCGCACGCCTGCTCGCGCATCCCGCCGTACGCCACCTTGCCGGCCAGGCGCAGGAAGGTAGCCAGGCGCTGCCGCAGCTGTTCCAGGCCAACGCCCGCCTGCTGCTGGAGGGCGAGGAGCTGCTGCAGGAAGAAGTCTTCGGGCCGACCACTATCGTCGTCGAAGTGGCCGACGACGCCGAGCTGCGGCGCGCCCTGGACGGCCTGCACGGCCAGCTCACCGCCACACTGATCGCCGAGCCCGACGACCTGTCGCGCTTCGCCGCGCTGGTGCCGGTGCTGGAGCGCAAGGCCGGGCGCCTGCTGGCCAACGGCTACCCGACCGGCGTGGAAGTCTGCGATGCCATGGTCCACGGCGGCCCCTATCCGGCCACCTCGGATGCGCGCGGCACCTCGGTGGGCAGCCTGGCCATCGACCGCTTCCTGCGCCCGGTGTGCTACCAGAACTACCCCGACGCCCTGCTGCCCGAGGCGCTGAAGGACGCCAACCCGCTGGGTATCGCGCGTCTGGTGGATGGCGAGACGACGCGCAACGCGCTGACCCGCTGA
- a CDS encoding amino acid ABC transporter ATP-binding protein, which yields MIEIDNVHKAYGDLEVVKGVSLTVKKGEVVSIIGGSGSGKSTLLMCINGLEPIQRGKIRVDGIEVHARTTDLNKLRQKIGIVFQQWNAFPHLTVLENVMLAPRKVLGLSKEEAEAMAVKQLRHVGLGDKLKVFPQKLSGGQQQRMAIARALAMSPDYMLFDEATSALDPQLVGEVLDTMRLLAEEGMTMVLVTHEIRFARDVSDRVAFFREGLVHEIGTPEQVIGNPQRAETAEFLRSVN from the coding sequence ATGATTGAAATCGACAACGTGCACAAAGCCTATGGCGACCTGGAAGTGGTCAAGGGCGTGAGCCTGACCGTGAAGAAGGGCGAAGTGGTCTCGATCATCGGCGGCTCGGGGTCGGGCAAGTCCACCCTGCTGATGTGCATCAACGGCCTGGAGCCGATCCAGCGCGGCAAGATCCGCGTCGACGGCATCGAGGTCCACGCCAGGACCACCGACCTGAACAAGCTGCGGCAGAAGATCGGCATCGTCTTCCAGCAGTGGAACGCCTTCCCGCACCTCACCGTGCTGGAGAACGTCATGCTCGCCCCGCGCAAGGTCCTCGGCCTGTCCAAGGAAGAGGCCGAGGCGATGGCGGTGAAGCAGCTCAGGCACGTCGGCCTGGGCGACAAGCTCAAGGTGTTCCCGCAGAAGCTCTCCGGCGGGCAGCAGCAGCGCATGGCGATCGCCCGCGCGCTGGCCATGTCGCCGGACTACATGCTGTTCGACGAAGCCACCTCGGCGCTCGACCCGCAGCTGGTGGGCGAGGTGCTCGACACCATGCGCCTGCTCGCCGAAGAGGGCATGACCATGGTCCTGGTGACCCACGAGATCCGCTTCGCCCGCGACGTGTCCGACCGCGTGGCGTTCTTCCGCGAAGGGTTGGTGCACGAGATCGGCACGCCGGAGCAGGTGATCGGCAACCCGCAGCGGGCGGAGACGGCGGAGTTCCTTCGCTCGGTGAACTGA
- a CDS encoding amino acid ABC transporter permease gives MFNYSFHWRSAFKALPDMLGGAWVTLETAALSMVLGVLIALLLTVMRQMKNPLLKGFADTWVSIARNTPSLFQIYILYFGLGSFGLHVSSWVALLAGITFNNAGYLAENFRGGLKAVPDTQMRAARSLGMSAFQAYRMIIVPQLLRIVYYPLTNQMVWAVLMTSLGVVVGLNNDLTGVTQDFNVRTFRTFEYFALAAVLYYLIAKVIVAVARLLSWRLFRY, from the coding sequence ATGTTCAACTACAGCTTCCACTGGCGCTCCGCGTTCAAGGCCCTGCCGGACATGCTCGGCGGCGCCTGGGTGACCCTGGAGACGGCGGCGCTGTCGATGGTCCTGGGCGTGCTCATCGCACTGCTGCTGACCGTCATGCGGCAGATGAAGAACCCATTGCTGAAGGGCTTCGCCGATACCTGGGTATCCATCGCCCGCAACACCCCGTCGCTGTTCCAGATCTACATCCTGTACTTCGGCCTGGGCTCCTTCGGCCTGCACGTCAGCTCCTGGGTGGCGCTGCTGGCGGGGATCACCTTCAACAACGCCGGCTACCTCGCGGAGAACTTCCGCGGCGGCCTAAAGGCCGTGCCGGATACCCAGATGCGCGCCGCGCGCTCGCTGGGCATGAGCGCCTTCCAGGCGTACCGGATGATCATCGTTCCGCAGCTGTTGCGCATCGTCTATTACCCGCTGACGAACCAGATGGTCTGGGCGGTGCTGATGACCTCGCTGGGCGTGGTGGTGGGCCTGAACAACGACCTCACCGGCGTCACCCAGGACTTCAACGTGCGCACCTTCCGCACCTTCGAGTACTTCGCCCTGGCCGCGGTGCTCTATTACCTCATCGCCAAGGTCATCGTGGCGGTCGCCCGCCTGTTGAGCTGGCGGCTGTTCCGCTACTAG